The following DNA comes from Polynucleobacter sp. MG-6-Vaara-E2.
TAAGCAAGCCTACTCTTGAATATGGCAGTGGCTTTCCAACCCTCTTACTGAAAGAAGTAAAGCGTTTTTATAAGGTGGCGTTTCAGACTGTAGCGGCACCAGTATTAACCGCAGTGCTTTACCTCATGATTTTTGGTCATGTGCTAGAGGGCCGGGAAGTGTATGGGCGCCTAAGCTATACCGCCTTCTTAATTCCAGGTTTAGTCATGATGAGCGTTTTGCAAAATGCATTTGCCAATACCTCTTCATCACTCATTCAGTCAAAAGTGACTGGTAATTTGGTATTTGTATTGCTTGCTCCTTTGAGTCATTTTGAGTTTTATGCAGCATATATTTTGGCTGCGGTATTTCGTGGAATTGTTGTTGGCCTAGGCGTGTTTCTCATTACTATTTTCTTTGGGCTGCCTTCATTGGAATACCCTTTGTGGATTTTGACGTTTGCTTTTCTAGGTGCTGCCATTTTGGGAAGTCTTGGCTTGATTGCGGGAATTTGGGCTGATAAGTTCGACCAATTAGCTGCTTTTCAAAACTTCATCATCATGCCTGCCACTATGTTGTCAGGCGTTTTTTACTCCATTCATTCCCTGCCGCCGGCCTGGCAGGTGGTATCTCATTTCAACCCATTCTTTTACATGATTGACGGCTTCCGTTATGGATTCTTCGGGGTCTCTGACGTATCTCCGTGGAGCAGTCTCGGGATTGTCTTGTGCTTCTTTGTGGGGGTTTCAGCGATAGCTTTGCGCTTGCTAAAAAAGGGCTATAAGCTCCGGCATTAATGATCAATATTGACGAGATTTATTAGGAGAGAAGTATGCTGCCAACCCCCGAGCAAATTGAGGGCTATATCAAAAATGGTATTCACTGCACTCATATTCAAGTTGAGGGCGATGGACAGCATTTTTTCGCAACCATTGTTAGCCCAGAGTTTGAGGGCAAACGTTTAGTGCAACGTCATCAATTGGTATATGGTGCGATGGGCGACCGTATGAAGGCTGAAGTACATGCGTTATCAATTAAGGCTTTCACACCCGAAGAGTTTGCACAGAACTCCACTTCTTAAAAGAATCACAATCAGATTCAATATCGCTAAAAAAGTTTTTACTGGAATCGTTTCATGGATAAATTAAGAATGGTTGGTGGAACTCCACTTAAGGGTGAGGTCAAGATAGCCGGAGCCAAAAATGCTGCTTTACCAATTCTGTGTGCCTGTCTACTAACCGATCAACCAGTAGTGTTGCGTAATCTTCCAGATCTACAAGATGTGCGCACCATGCTTAAGCTTTTACAAGAGATTGGTGTGGTAGTGACTTATCCGAATGCTGGAGATCGCAATCATGTAGTGCTTAATGCCGCAGTGATCAAGAGCTCAGAGGCAACCTACGAGATGGTCAAGACCATGCGCGCTTCTATTTTGGTGCTCGGTCCACTTCTTGCGAGAATGCATAGTGCTAAGGTTTCATTGCCTGGTGGTTGCGCAATTGGAGCTCGTCCAGTTGACCAACATATAAAAGGCTTAAAGGCCATGGGCGCAAACATCAAGATTAAGAGTGGCTATATTCAGGCAGAGACAAAGCCTCAAACTGATCGCCTTAAAGGTGCTTCGATTTTGACTGACATGATCACCGTCACTGGCACGGAGAATTTATTGATGGCGGCAACTTTAGCTACCGGCACAACTATTTTGGAAAATGCCGCGCGTGAGCCAGAGGTTGGTGACTTAGCTGAATTACTCGTCAAGATGGGTGCAAAGATTTCAGGCATTGGCAGCGATCGTTTAGTGATTGAAGGTGTTGAAAAATTACATGGCGCTGAGCACTCTGTAATTCCGGATCGGATTGAGGCGGGTACTTTCCTGTGTGCAGTCGCTGCGGCTGGTGGCGAAGTTCTGGTAAATCACTGTCGTCCTGATACGCTTGATGCTGTGATGGCGAAGCTCAAAGAAGCTGGTCTTCAAATGGAAGTGGGGTCTGATTGGATTAAAGCTTCCATGCAGACTCGTCCTAAAGCAGTGAGTTTTCGTACTTCTGAGTACCCCGCATTTCCAACAGATATGCAGGCGCAACTCATGGCGGTAAACGCGGTAGCTAGTGGTAGCTCTACAATTACAGAAACGATTTTTGAGAACCGCTTTATGCACGTTCAAGAACTCAATCGCTTGGGCGCTGACATTGCAATTGAGGGCAATACTGCAATTGCGCAGGGTGTGGAAAAGCTCTCTGGAGCTATTGTGATGGCTACGGATCTGCGTGCTTCAGCCAGCCTGGTCATCGCTGGACTGGCCGCTCAGGGTGAAACCCAGGTAGATCGTATTTACCATTTAGATCGTGGATATGACCGCATGGAGCAGAAGTTGACGCTGTTAGGCGCCAACATTGAGCGCGTCAAGTAAGCCTGAGAGATAATTCAGTCATGAAATTGACTTTAGCCCTGTCCAAGGGCCGCATCTTCGAAGAGACTGCCCAGATCTTATCTAAGGTTGGTATTGTGCCGAAAGAAGATCCTGAGAAGTCCCGCAAACTCATTATCGAGACATCCAATCCGGATGTACGTTTGATTATTGTGCGCGCCTCTGATGTGCCAACTTATGTTCAATTTGGTGGCGCTGATTTTGGCGTAGCGGGTTTAGATGTATTGATGGAAAAAGGTACTGATGGTTTATATGTTCCTTTTGATCTGAATATTGCTAAGTGCCGTATGTCAGTTGCAGTGCGCGATGGGTTTGATTACGCTAGCGCAGTTAAGCAAGGCTCACGCTTAAAAGTTGCAACAAAGTATGTCAACTGCGCACGCGATCACTTTGCTAACAAAGGCGTGCATATTGATACGATTCAGCTCTATGGCTCTATGGAACTTGCTCCCTTGGTAGGTTTAGCGGATGCCATTGTGGATTTAGTTTCCACTGGTAATACTCTCAAAGCCAATGGCTTGGTAGAGGTTGAGCCTATTGCCGATATCAGCGCACGTTTGGTGGTGAATCAAGCTTCGTATAAACGCAAGCGTGCTCAGCTACAACCCATTTTTGATTTATTGAGTTAAGCTAAAAACACATTCAATGTCTTCACAAGTTAAGGTTAAGCGTCTCAACAGCAAAGATGCGGGTTTCAAAGAAACGCTGCTTGCCAGCCTTTCTTTGCCTATGGCAGATGACGAGGCGATTGATGCTGCAGTTGTCAAAATCTTGGCTGCTGTTAAAGACCAGGGCGATGCCGCAGTTCTTAATTTCACAAAGCAATTTGATCGCTTAAATATCTCTAACATTGCCGAGCTAGAAGTCCCGCGCAAAGACTTGGAACAAGCCTATAGCTCTTTATCTACTGAGCAAAAAAATGCTCTTGATGCTGCGGCTAAACGAGTGCGCGCCTATCACGAAAAACAAAAGATTGAAGCAGGCTGCCACTCTTGGGAATATGAAGAGGCTGATGGCACTCGTCTTGGTCAAAA
Coding sequences within:
- the hisG gene encoding ATP phosphoribosyltransferase, with the translated sequence MKLTLALSKGRIFEETAQILSKVGIVPKEDPEKSRKLIIETSNPDVRLIIVRASDVPTYVQFGGADFGVAGLDVLMEKGTDGLYVPFDLNIAKCRMSVAVRDGFDYASAVKQGSRLKVATKYVNCARDHFANKGVHIDTIQLYGSMELAPLVGLADAIVDLVSTGNTLKANGLVEVEPIADISARLVVNQASYKRKRAQLQPIFDLLS
- the murA gene encoding UDP-N-acetylglucosamine 1-carboxyvinyltransferase, producing MDKLRMVGGTPLKGEVKIAGAKNAALPILCACLLTDQPVVLRNLPDLQDVRTMLKLLQEIGVVVTYPNAGDRNHVVLNAAVIKSSEATYEMVKTMRASILVLGPLLARMHSAKVSLPGGCAIGARPVDQHIKGLKAMGANIKIKSGYIQAETKPQTDRLKGASILTDMITVTGTENLLMAATLATGTTILENAAREPEVGDLAELLVKMGAKISGIGSDRLVIEGVEKLHGAEHSVIPDRIEAGTFLCAVAAAGGEVLVNHCRPDTLDAVMAKLKEAGLQMEVGSDWIKASMQTRPKAVSFRTSEYPAFPTDMQAQLMAVNAVASGSSTITETIFENRFMHVQELNRLGADIAIEGNTAIAQGVEKLSGAIVMATDLRASASLVIAGLAAQGETQVDRIYHLDRGYDRMEQKLTLLGANIERVK
- a CDS encoding BolA family protein; this encodes MLPTPEQIEGYIKNGIHCTHIQVEGDGQHFFATIVSPEFEGKRLVQRHQLVYGAMGDRMKAEVHALSIKAFTPEEFAQNSTS
- a CDS encoding ABC transporter permease, giving the protein MKNASNKALSKPTLEYGSGFPTLLLKEVKRFYKVAFQTVAAPVLTAVLYLMIFGHVLEGREVYGRLSYTAFLIPGLVMMSVLQNAFANTSSSLIQSKVTGNLVFVLLAPLSHFEFYAAYILAAVFRGIVVGLGVFLITIFFGLPSLEYPLWILTFAFLGAAILGSLGLIAGIWADKFDQLAAFQNFIIMPATMLSGVFYSIHSLPPAWQVVSHFNPFFYMIDGFRYGFFGVSDVSPWSSLGIVLCFFVGVSAIALRLLKKGYKLRH